One window of the Mycobacterium xenopi genome contains the following:
- a CDS encoding glycosyltransferase, which yields MKFVLAAYGTRGDIEPCVVLGRELQRRGHDVAMAVPPNLVGDVEAAGLAAMAYGMDSQALIDTHRDFWTSLFRNFWNIPEVRRLWREVWNPGIQSWQEMSKALTSLTDGADLLLSGISFQEGAANIAEYYGIPLVTLHTFPIRANGYLVPILPAPLGRRAITALEWLHWRMTRKVEDEQRRELGLPKAKGPSPRRIAERGALEIQAYDEVCFPKLSAQWAKFDGQRPFVGALTLESPTDADEEVASWIAEGTPPIFFGFGSIPVESPANTLAMIAAACTQLGERALVCSAWSDFSGLPHFDHVKVVGAVDFAAIFPTCRVVVHHGGAGTTAVGLRAGVPTVILWTWPDQSLRGAALKRLKVGTSRRFSSTTLESLVADLRTVLAPRYLNRAREIAPRITGPAESLAAAADLVENVARLKRVG from the coding sequence ATGAAGTTTGTGCTCGCAGCCTACGGAACGCGCGGGGATATCGAGCCGTGCGTCGTACTGGGTCGTGAGCTGCAGCGCCGCGGGCACGATGTGGCCATGGCCGTTCCTCCTAATTTGGTGGGCGACGTCGAGGCGGCCGGACTTGCGGCGATGGCCTATGGGATGGATTCGCAGGCACTGATCGACACCCACCGCGACTTCTGGACGTCGCTGTTTCGCAACTTTTGGAATATCCCGGAAGTCCGCCGGCTGTGGCGCGAAGTGTGGAATCCCGGCATCCAGTCGTGGCAGGAGATGAGCAAGGCGCTGACGTCGCTGACCGACGGCGCCGATCTGCTGTTGAGCGGCATAAGTTTTCAGGAGGGCGCGGCGAACATCGCCGAATATTACGGCATTCCTTTGGTCACTCTGCATACTTTTCCGATTCGGGCCAACGGTTACCTAGTACCGATCCTGCCGGCGCCGTTGGGCCGGCGAGCGATAACAGCGCTGGAGTGGCTGCACTGGCGCATGACCCGCAAGGTCGAGGACGAACAACGCCGTGAACTGGGCCTACCGAAGGCAAAGGGGCCCTCACCGCGGCGCATCGCCGAACGCGGAGCGCTGGAAATCCAGGCTTACGACGAGGTGTGCTTTCCGAAACTGTCTGCGCAATGGGCGAAATTCGACGGTCAACGACCGTTTGTCGGAGCGCTGACCCTGGAGTCGCCCACAGATGCCGACGAGGAGGTGGCGTCGTGGATTGCCGAGGGAACACCGCCGATCTTCTTCGGCTTCGGCAGCATCCCGGTCGAATCCCCTGCCAACACCCTGGCCATGATCGCCGCGGCCTGCACCCAGTTGGGCGAGCGTGCGCTGGTGTGCTCGGCATGGAGTGATTTCAGTGGCCTTCCGCATTTCGACCACGTCAAAGTGGTCGGCGCGGTGGACTTCGCGGCGATCTTTCCGACGTGCCGTGTGGTGGTGCACCACGGTGGTGCCGGCACCACTGCCGTGGGTCTGCGCGCCGGAGTTCCGACGGTGATCCTTTGGACGTGGCCGGACCAATCGCTCCGCGGAGCTGCGCTCAAACGGTTGAAAGTCGGCACATCCAGGCGCTTTTCGTCGACTACGCTCGAGTCGCTGGTGGCGGACCTGCGCACCGTCCTCGCCCCCCGGTACCTGAACCGGGCACGTGAGATCGCCCCGCGGATCACCGGGCCTGCCGAAAGCCTTGCCGCAGCCGCTGATCTGGTAGAAAACGTCGCCCGCCTCAAACGCGTGGGTTGA
- a CDS encoding phenylacetate--CoA ligase family protein — protein MAWPFLTLLAKQRELRRNTKMSRPELEAIKLEKFRRLVRHIKAKSPYYAEIVKEHGINPEICVPQDFPVLTKSMLMANFDRIVTDRKITKHAIAEFLTRSTAPNELLFGEYHVVHTSGTSGEVGYFLYSERDWVQGIAALGRNLAQERPVRKRSGRFRIAYYATATGHHAFVSVMSSATRGIARLLVDRRFFEINSPLPQTVEQLNTFQPEVIGGYTTGLKILAEQQNKGILKVNPIAVTTAAEAMTPADKEIIESAFNCRALNIYGTAEHLVQGLANPDGQTMTLHDDDIIYEIFDDHVLVTNLFNYTQPLIRYRMSDIIRPLAQTHPSSPYLVINSVIGRAEKVPMFTNRDGVDDFISPYTVNGIFVPGITRFQMQMVSKTKFIFKVVLDSSLAATQRAEALAAAEDRLREMLDRKLMDNVAFDVVATDDLPVNPRTRKFQLIVDAPA, from the coding sequence ATGGCTTGGCCATTTTTGACCCTTCTCGCAAAGCAGCGCGAGCTGAGGCGCAACACGAAAATGTCGCGCCCGGAGCTCGAGGCGATCAAGCTCGAGAAATTCCGCCGCCTCGTCCGTCATATCAAGGCAAAATCGCCTTATTATGCCGAAATTGTCAAGGAGCACGGCATCAATCCGGAAATATGTGTGCCGCAAGACTTTCCTGTATTGACCAAGTCGATGCTCATGGCAAACTTCGATCGGATCGTGACGGACCGAAAAATCACGAAGCACGCTATTGCTGAATTCTTGACGCGATCGACTGCTCCGAACGAATTGTTGTTCGGTGAGTACCACGTTGTCCATACCTCGGGTACGTCGGGCGAGGTCGGCTACTTCTTGTATTCCGAACGGGATTGGGTGCAGGGTATTGCGGCGCTGGGCCGCAACCTGGCCCAAGAAAGGCCGGTACGCAAGCGTTCTGGTCGATTTCGAATTGCCTATTACGCCACCGCCACGGGCCACCACGCCTTCGTGTCGGTGATGAGCTCGGCAACGCGTGGCATCGCACGCTTGCTCGTTGACCGCCGATTCTTCGAAATCAACTCGCCGCTGCCGCAGACGGTCGAACAGCTAAACACGTTTCAACCGGAAGTGATTGGCGGCTACACGACCGGCCTTAAAATCCTCGCCGAGCAGCAAAACAAGGGAATTCTGAAAGTCAACCCCATCGCCGTAACGACCGCTGCAGAAGCGATGACGCCCGCGGACAAAGAGATAATCGAGTCCGCGTTCAACTGCCGTGCCTTAAACATCTACGGGACAGCGGAACACCTCGTGCAAGGCCTCGCGAATCCGGACGGTCAAACGATGACGCTGCACGACGACGACATAATCTACGAGATCTTCGACGATCACGTTCTCGTCACCAATCTGTTCAACTACACCCAGCCCCTGATCCGCTATCGAATGTCTGACATTATCCGGCCGCTTGCGCAAACACATCCATCGTCGCCATATCTCGTGATCAATAGCGTGATCGGTCGCGCGGAAAAGGTGCCGATGTTCACGAATCGCGATGGCGTCGACGACTTCATCAGCCCGTACACGGTCAACGGAATCTTCGTTCCAGGGATCACCCGCTTCCAAATGCAAATGGTGAGCAAAACCAAATTCATCTTCAAAGTCGTTTTGGACTCATCGCTCGCCGCGACCCAGCGCGCAGAGGCGCTCGCAGCGGCGGAGGATCGATTGCGCGAAATGCTCGACCGGAAATTGATGGACAACGTCGCTTTTGACGTCGTTGCGACCGATGATCTGCCGGTCAATCCACGCACGCGCAAGTTTCAACTGATCGTCGACGCGCCAGCCTGA
- the htpG gene encoding molecular chaperone HtpG: MTAQVEQLEFQAEARQLLDLLVHSVYSHKDAFLRELISNASDALDKLRLETLRNKDLDVDTSDLHIEIEVDKDARRLTVRDNGIGMTREEVVDLIGTLARSGTAELRQKLREAKNAAASEELIGQFGIGFYSTFMVADKVELLTRKAGESAATRWVSSGDGTYTIESVENAPQGTSVTLDLKPVDAEDGLHDYTAEWKIRELVKKYSDFIAWPIRMEVERRTPPGEEGGKEQVTIETETLNSMKALWAKSKDEVSDDEYKEFYKHIARAWDDPLEIIPMKAEGTFEYQALLFIPSRAPFDLFNRDAKVGVQLYVKRVFVMDDCEQLMPRYLRFVKGVVDAEDLSLNVSREMLQHDRHISAIRRRLTKKVLSTIKDIQAERPDDYRTLWTEFGKALKEGLISDFDNQDTLLRICSFASTHSDDQLTTLPEYVERMKDGQEQIFYATGESREQLLKSPHLEAFKAKGYEVLLLTDPVDEIWVGSVPEFDGKRLQSVAKGEVDLASEDEKSQAEREEQQKEFADLLSWLKETLSDHVSEVRLSGRLTESPACLVTPALGITPALARMYRASGQAIPATKRILELNPKHPLVVSLQQARKDRADDPGLVETAELLYGAALLAEGGVPDDPAKFAGLLTDRLARTV; this comes from the coding sequence ATGACCGCCCAGGTGGAGCAGTTGGAGTTTCAGGCGGAGGCACGCCAGCTGTTGGATTTGCTGGTCCACTCGGTGTACTCCCACAAGGATGCGTTTTTGCGGGAGTTGATCTCGAATGCCTCCGACGCGCTGGACAAGCTGCGGCTCGAAACGCTGCGGAACAAGGACCTCGACGTCGACACCTCGGACCTGCACATCGAGATCGAGGTCGACAAAGATGCGCGCCGCCTGACCGTTCGCGACAACGGCATCGGTATGACGCGCGAAGAGGTCGTGGACCTGATCGGCACCCTGGCCAGGTCGGGTACCGCGGAGCTGCGTCAGAAGCTGCGCGAGGCCAAGAACGCGGCCGCCTCCGAGGAACTGATCGGGCAGTTCGGTATCGGGTTCTATTCGACGTTCATGGTGGCCGACAAGGTCGAGCTGCTCACCCGCAAGGCCGGCGAAAGTGCCGCCACCCGGTGGGTGTCCAGCGGCGACGGCACCTACACGATCGAGTCCGTCGAGAATGCTCCGCAGGGAACATCGGTGACCCTGGACCTCAAGCCGGTAGACGCCGAGGACGGGCTCCATGACTACACCGCGGAGTGGAAGATCAGGGAGCTGGTCAAGAAGTACTCCGACTTCATCGCCTGGCCCATCCGCATGGAGGTCGAGCGACGCACCCCGCCCGGCGAGGAGGGCGGCAAAGAGCAAGTCACCATCGAGACCGAGACCCTCAACTCGATGAAGGCGTTGTGGGCCAAGTCCAAAGACGAGGTCTCCGACGACGAGTACAAGGAGTTCTACAAGCACATCGCCCGCGCCTGGGATGACCCGCTGGAGATCATCCCGATGAAGGCCGAGGGCACGTTCGAATACCAGGCTTTGCTGTTCATCCCCTCGCGTGCACCGTTCGACTTGTTCAACCGCGATGCCAAGGTCGGGGTGCAGCTGTATGTCAAGCGGGTCTTCGTCATGGACGACTGCGAGCAGCTCATGCCGCGGTACCTGCGTTTCGTCAAGGGCGTCGTCGACGCAGAGGACTTGTCGCTCAACGTTTCTCGTGAAATGCTGCAGCACGATCGGCATATCTCTGCGATCCGCCGTCGGCTGACGAAGAAGGTTTTGTCGACGATCAAGGACATTCAGGCCGAGCGGCCCGACGATTACCGCACCTTGTGGACCGAGTTCGGCAAGGCCCTCAAAGAGGGCCTGATCTCGGACTTCGACAACCAGGACACGCTTTTGCGTATTTGTTCGTTCGCCTCCACACACAGCGACGACCAGCTCACCACCCTGCCTGAATATGTCGAGCGCATGAAGGACGGCCAGGAGCAAATCTTCTATGCGACCGGTGAATCACGGGAGCAGCTGTTGAAGTCGCCGCATCTGGAGGCGTTCAAGGCCAAGGGCTATGAGGTGCTGCTGCTGACCGACCCGGTGGACGAGATCTGGGTCGGATCCGTGCCCGAGTTCGACGGCAAGCGACTGCAGTCGGTGGCCAAGGGCGAGGTGGATTTAGCGTCCGAGGATGAAAAGAGTCAGGCCGAGCGTGAGGAGCAGCAGAAGGAATTCGCTGACCTGCTGAGTTGGCTGAAGGAGACGTTAAGCGACCATGTCTCCGAAGTGCGGCTGTCGGGCCGGCTGACCGAATCGCCAGCCTGCCTGGTCACGCCCGCGTTGGGCATCACACCGGCGCTGGCCCGCATGTACCGGGCGTCGGGGCAGGCTATTCCCGCTACCAAGCGGATCCTCGAACTCAACCCCAAGCACCCGCTGGTCGTCAGCCTGCAGCAGGCGCGCAAAGACCGCGCCGACGATCCGGGACTGGTTGAGACTGCCGAATTACTTTACGGCGCAGCACTTCTCGCCGAAGGCGGTGTGCCCGACGACCCAGCAAAGTTCGCCGGACTGCTCACCGATCGTCTGGCCCGCACGGTGTAG
- a CDS encoding GAP family protein: MRLGITLLVISRPRPVQNLLAYGVGNLIACMFTVVVPLAVLHNTRVLKSFADRFATSSTVRHIQLGIGVLALSIAAVLVVRALTRRPQRAQVPAAGGNSSTLVLDADSPNPITRLLGRAQDASTGGGSAITRLLGRMYNSWENGSLWVSWVIGLGSGPPLDGVFFLLTFIVASGVAIGAQASAAIAFVVGMLAVVEITLLCYLAKPAKTQAVVQRLHDWARAHRQKILIAMCTVGGVALVVSGMASA; encoded by the coding sequence ATGCGTCTCGGCATTACGCTGCTCGTGATCTCCCGGCCGCGGCCTGTGCAAAACCTGCTCGCCTACGGCGTCGGAAACCTCATAGCGTGTATGTTCACCGTGGTTGTTCCGCTGGCGGTGCTGCACAACACACGAGTGCTTAAATCTTTCGCGGACCGTTTCGCCACAAGTTCCACTGTCCGGCACATTCAACTCGGCATAGGTGTGCTCGCGCTATCGATTGCCGCGGTGCTGGTAGTGCGCGCGTTGACACGCCGGCCACAGCGAGCGCAGGTGCCGGCAGCGGGCGGCAACAGCTCGACCCTGGTTCTGGACGCGGATTCACCGAACCCGATCACGCGGCTGCTGGGCCGTGCGCAGGATGCCTCGACGGGAGGCGGATCTGCGATCACACGACTGCTCGGTCGTATGTACAACTCGTGGGAAAACGGATCGTTGTGGGTTTCATGGGTGATCGGCCTCGGATCAGGCCCGCCACTCGACGGGGTGTTTTTCCTACTCACTTTCATAGTGGCTTCCGGAGTCGCGATCGGCGCGCAAGCCAGCGCCGCTATTGCGTTCGTCGTTGGAATGCTTGCCGTTGTCGAGATAACCCTGCTCTGCTATCTGGCCAAGCCGGCGAAAACTCAAGCGGTCGTGCAACGGCTACACGACTGGGCGAGAGCCCACCGGCAAAAGATCCTCATAGCCATGTGCACAGTGGGTGGGGTCGCGCTGGTGGTCAGTGGTATGGCCAGCGCCTGA
- a CDS encoding GAP family protein, whose amino-acid sequence MGSSMLMLGLGLFTGINPIRIGLTLLVISRPRPVQNLLAYGAGGLVVSIPCLLVPLFILHVTPTFRSVMHDLATPGTTASSTARHIQLGLGVIVLSVAALTAVRALARRRQRAHLPTSGGNTASPEADADAPNPVARLLRRGDGAPPEGESVFGRLLSRIRNAWENGSLWVAWVVGFFFGGPGADEMLYVVAIIVASGAAIGTQVSAAVAYVVGVLAVVEITLACYLARPAQTQALVQRLHDWARAQRRKIVVAMCTVGGVLLVAQGVGGV is encoded by the coding sequence GTGGGGAGCTCGATGCTGATGCTGGGATTGGGGCTTTTCACGGGAATCAATCCCATACGTATCGGCCTCACCCTTCTGGTGATCTCCCGACCGCGGCCCGTGCAAAACCTGCTCGCTTACGGGGCCGGCGGTTTGGTGGTCAGTATTCCCTGCCTGCTGGTTCCGCTGTTCATACTGCACGTCACGCCCACCTTTAGGTCTGTCATGCACGATTTGGCCACCCCGGGAACGACCGCGAGTTCCACCGCCCGGCACATTCAACTCGGGTTGGGCGTGATCGTGCTTTCGGTCGCGGCGCTGACGGCAGTGCGCGCGCTGGCGCGCCGACGTCAACGAGCGCACCTACCGACATCGGGGGGCAACACAGCGAGCCCTGAGGCGGACGCGGATGCCCCGAACCCGGTCGCGCGGCTGCTTCGGCGCGGGGATGGCGCGCCGCCCGAGGGCGAATCTGTATTCGGGCGGCTGCTCAGCCGCATCCGCAATGCGTGGGAAAACGGATCCTTGTGGGTCGCGTGGGTGGTCGGCTTCTTCTTCGGGGGACCCGGAGCCGACGAGATGCTCTACGTAGTCGCGATCATCGTGGCCTCGGGTGCCGCGATCGGCACGCAGGTCAGCGCCGCCGTCGCCTACGTCGTCGGTGTGCTGGCGGTCGTCGAGATCACCCTGGCCTGCTATCTGGCCAGGCCGGCGCAAACCCAGGCGCTGGTGCAACGGCTGCACGACTGGGCGCGGGCTCAGCGGCGAAAGATCGTGGTCGCCATGTGCACAGTGGGCGGGGTGTTGCTGGTGGCTCAGGGCGTTGGCGGCGTCTGA
- a CDS encoding phthiotriol/phenolphthiotriol dimycocerosates methyltransferase, producing the protein MIERAALAVVQGAQRRLYPYLTRRVDDDVVFLNYGYEEDPPMGLSLDAADEPDRYPIQLYHATATQAGGLAGKRVLEVGCGHGGGASYLTRALMPESYVGLDVNAAGVEFCRRRHQVPGLQFVHGDAENLPFPAASFDAVINVESSHCYPHFDRFIAEVARVLRPSGAFLHADVRHRADWATRAEVVLHNAPGLRVVSWRQIDAEVLRGMTLNSERMQASMQDVAPRILRRWVRDAVPAYGSAIYRNIQNGRDSYRMYCLVKASNDH; encoded by the coding sequence ATGATTGAGCGTGCCGCGCTGGCGGTGGTCCAGGGTGCGCAGAGACGACTCTATCCGTACCTGACCAGGCGCGTCGACGATGACGTCGTCTTCCTCAACTACGGCTACGAGGAAGATCCGCCGATGGGCTTGTCCCTCGATGCCGCCGACGAACCCGACCGCTACCCCATCCAGCTTTATCACGCCACCGCCACCCAGGCCGGCGGCTTGGCCGGAAAGCGGGTGTTGGAGGTGGGTTGCGGGCATGGCGGCGGCGCGTCGTACCTGACACGCGCCTTGATGCCGGAATCGTATGTCGGGTTAGATGTCAACGCCGCCGGTGTCGAGTTCTGCCGTCGGCGCCACCAAGTGCCTGGATTGCAGTTCGTGCATGGTGACGCCGAAAATCTGCCGTTCCCGGCCGCGTCGTTCGATGCAGTGATCAACGTCGAGTCCTCGCACTGCTACCCGCACTTCGACCGATTCATCGCAGAGGTCGCCCGCGTACTGCGTCCCAGTGGAGCGTTCCTGCATGCCGATGTGCGCCACCGTGCGGACTGGGCGACCCGAGCAGAGGTCGTGCTGCACAATGCACCCGGGCTGCGGGTGGTGTCGTGGCGGCAGATCGACGCCGAGGTGCTGCGGGGAATGACACTGAACTCGGAGCGCATGCAGGCGTCGATGCAGGACGTTGCGCCTCGTATTCTGCGACGCTGGGTCCGCGACGCGGTGCCGGCGTACGGGTCGGCAATCTACCGGAACATCCAGAACGGACGAGACTCGTACCGGATGTACTGTCTGGTCAAGGCGTCAAACGACCACTGA
- a CDS encoding glycosyltransferase, whose translation MKFVLACYGSRGDVEPCVAIGRELLRRGHEVRIAVPPDLVGLAEAAGLSAVACGPDARDVLDAHRKFWTCFFRTPWRVRNLIELRGQVGEPIMRCWEEMAATLKSLADGADLVFTGLNFEDAAANVAEYYGIPLATLHYFPLRANGQLLSFLPAPLGRAAMTAFWWLSWQGTKKVEDAQRHELGLPKASGPSPRRITERGSLEIQAYDEVCFPGLAAEWAKFGGQRPFVGALTMELPTDADDEVASWIAAGTPPIFFGFGSIAVESAADTLAMISGACAQLGQRAVVCSGGTNFTGAPHFDNVKVVKAVSYAATFPACRAVVHHGGAGTTAAGLRAGVPTLILSTDLDQTLWGVRVKRLKVGTARRFSTTTQQSLIEDLRTILAPQYVARAREIAARMSKPSESVAAAADLVENFARKRRID comes from the coding sequence ATGAAGTTTGTGCTCGCGTGCTACGGAAGTCGCGGCGATGTCGAACCCTGCGTCGCAATCGGACGCGAACTGCTGCGTCGCGGGCACGAGGTCCGCATAGCGGTCCCTCCTGACCTGGTCGGGTTAGCCGAAGCGGCGGGGCTGTCGGCAGTCGCCTGTGGACCAGATGCACGAGACGTTCTGGACGCCCACCGCAAGTTCTGGACCTGCTTTTTCCGAACGCCTTGGCGGGTGCGGAATCTGATCGAGCTGCGCGGCCAAGTCGGCGAGCCGATCATGCGGTGCTGGGAGGAGATGGCCGCGACGCTGAAGTCGCTGGCGGACGGCGCCGATCTGGTGTTCACCGGCCTGAATTTCGAAGACGCCGCGGCCAACGTCGCCGAGTACTACGGCATTCCGCTGGCCACGTTGCATTACTTCCCGCTGCGGGCCAACGGGCAACTCCTATCGTTTCTGCCGGCGCCGCTGGGGCGCGCGGCAATGACGGCGTTCTGGTGGCTGTCGTGGCAGGGAACGAAGAAGGTCGAGGACGCCCAGCGCCACGAACTCGGGCTACCGAAGGCAAGCGGCCCCTCGCCGCGACGGATCACCGAACGCGGATCCCTCGAAATTCAGGCCTACGACGAGGTGTGCTTTCCCGGGCTGGCCGCGGAGTGGGCGAAATTCGGTGGTCAACGGCCCTTCGTCGGTGCGCTGACGATGGAGCTGCCCACCGACGCGGACGACGAGGTCGCCTCGTGGATCGCGGCGGGAACACCGCCGATTTTCTTCGGGTTCGGCAGCATCGCGGTCGAATCTGCTGCCGACACGCTGGCCATGATCAGCGGCGCCTGCGCACAGCTGGGCCAGCGGGCGGTGGTGTGCTCCGGCGGAACGAACTTCACCGGCGCCCCTCATTTCGACAACGTCAAGGTGGTGAAGGCAGTAAGTTATGCGGCCACTTTTCCGGCGTGCCGCGCGGTCGTCCACCACGGTGGCGCAGGTACCACTGCCGCGGGTCTGCGCGCTGGCGTGCCCACATTGATCCTCTCGACAGACCTCGACCAGACGCTGTGGGGAGTGCGGGTCAAACGGTTGAAAGTGGGCACTGCCCGGCGCTTCTCAACCACGACCCAACAGTCGCTGATCGAGGATCTGCGCACCATCCTTGCCCCCCAGTACGTTGCCCGAGCCCGCGAGATCGCCGCTCGCATGAGCAAACCGTCCGAAAGTGTCGCGGCCGCTGCGGATCTGGTGGAAAATTTTGCCCGCAAACGGCGTATTGACTGA
- a CDS encoding methyltransferase family protein, producing MFLSGLIQVVVFGSMLFLAAGTLRYWQAWVFLAIFVVSIWSPSIYLLRTNPEALQRRMRAGPTAEPRMAQKIAIGGTWLSLTAMFVVSALDHRFGWSSVPTAVCVIGDVLAAVGLAVAMMALVQNSYAGATVRVEAGQQLISTGLYGLVRHPMYTGNVIAMIGIPLALGSYWGLVFVITGVSVLALRIRDEEKLLRNELAGYREYTQKVRYRLVPAMW from the coding sequence ATGTTCCTATCCGGGCTCATCCAGGTCGTCGTGTTCGGCTCGATGCTGTTTTTGGCCGCCGGCACACTTCGTTACTGGCAAGCTTGGGTCTTCTTGGCGATATTCGTCGTTTCGATCTGGAGCCCCAGTATCTATTTGCTGCGCACGAACCCCGAGGCGCTTCAGCGGCGCATGCGTGCGGGGCCGACGGCGGAACCCCGGATGGCGCAAAAGATCGCCATCGGGGGTACGTGGTTGTCGCTGACGGCGATGTTCGTGGTCAGCGCGCTCGATCACCGCTTCGGCTGGTCCTCGGTACCGACGGCGGTTTGCGTGATCGGCGATGTGCTGGCGGCCGTCGGGCTCGCTGTCGCAATGATGGCGCTCGTTCAAAACAGCTATGCGGGCGCGACCGTCCGCGTCGAAGCCGGTCAGCAGCTCATCTCCACTGGCCTGTACGGGCTGGTGCGGCATCCCATGTACACCGGCAACGTGATCGCGATGATCGGTATCCCCCTTGCGCTCGGCTCCTATTGGGGCCTGGTCTTCGTCATAACCGGTGTGAGCGTGCTTGCCTTGCGGATTCGCGACGAGGAGAAGCTGTTGCGCAACGAGCTGGCCGGATACCGCGAATACACGCAGAAAGTTCGCTATCGGCTAGTACCGGCAATGTGGTAA
- a CDS encoding glycosyltransferase yields the protein MKFALASYGTRGDVEPCVAVTRELLRRGHEVRIAVPPDLVSFAESAGFAAVPYGPDARRFQDAHRDFLANLFRKPWKVRDLLRLWGKDWALFTQFWKETSTTLMALADGVDLLFTGVLGEQAAANIAEYYGIPLATLHTYPMRANGQLATFLPTPVGRSVVTMSEWLEMPLTKKLADAQRRELGLPKAKGLPSRRITERGSLEIQAYDEVCFPGLAAEWARFDSQRPFVGALTVESTTDTDDEVASWIAAGTPPIFFGFGSMPVASPVDTLAMISAACAELGERALVCAGGTDFARAPHFEHVKVVSAMNYAAAFPACRAVVHHGGAGTAAASLRAGVPALILPTWPDQTLWGTVVKRLGVGTFRRFSTTTQQTLVADLRTILAPQYVARAREVATQMTTPAESVAAAADRVENYARLRTVG from the coding sequence ATGAAATTTGCGCTGGCTAGCTATGGAACGCGCGGCGATGTCGAGCCCTGCGTCGCCGTCACCCGTGAGCTGCTGCGCCGCGGGCACGAAGTGCGCATAGCCGTCCCCCCTGACCTGGTTAGCTTCGCTGAGTCGGCCGGATTTGCCGCCGTCCCTTATGGACCCGATGCGCGGCGGTTCCAGGATGCACACCGCGATTTCCTAGCGAACTTGTTCCGCAAGCCCTGGAAGGTCCGGGATCTACTGCGTTTGTGGGGCAAAGATTGGGCGCTGTTTACCCAATTCTGGAAAGAGACCAGCACGACCCTGATGGCGCTGGCCGACGGGGTTGACTTGCTGTTCACCGGCGTGCTTGGCGAGCAGGCCGCCGCCAACATCGCGGAGTATTACGGCATTCCCTTGGCCACGCTGCATACCTACCCGATGCGGGCCAACGGCCAGCTCGCCACATTCCTGCCGACGCCGGTGGGCCGTTCCGTGGTGACGATGTCCGAGTGGCTGGAGATGCCCCTGACCAAGAAGCTCGCGGACGCGCAGCGCCGTGAATTGGGGCTGCCGAAGGCGAAAGGCCTGCCGTCGCGGCGGATCACCGAACGCGGGTCGTTGGAAATCCAGGCCTACGACGAAGTGTGCTTCCCCGGGCTGGCAGCCGAATGGGCGCGGTTCGATAGCCAACGGCCTTTTGTCGGGGCTCTGACGGTGGAATCGACGACGGACACCGATGACGAGGTCGCCTCGTGGATTGCCGCCGGAACACCGCCGATTTTTTTCGGTTTCGGCAGCATGCCCGTCGCCTCTCCGGTCGACACGCTTGCGATGATCAGCGCGGCCTGCGCAGAGTTGGGTGAACGGGCGTTGGTATGTGCCGGCGGGACTGACTTCGCCCGCGCCCCCCACTTCGAACACGTCAAGGTGGTCAGCGCGATGAATTACGCCGCCGCATTCCCCGCTTGCCGCGCAGTCGTGCACCACGGTGGCGCGGGCACGGCGGCCGCGAGCCTGCGCGCCGGAGTTCCCGCGCTAATCCTTCCGACGTGGCCCGATCAGACGCTGTGGGGAACTGTGGTGAAACGGTTGGGGGTAGGCACCTTCCGGCGCTTTTCGACCACTACCCAGCAAACGTTGGTCGCAGACCTGCGCACCATCCTCGCGCCGCAATACGTCGCCCGCGCTCGTGAGGTCGCCACCCAGATGACGACGCCCGCCGAAAGCGTTGCCGCCGCAGCTGATCGCGTGGAGAACTACGCCCGGTTGCGCACCGTGGGGTAA